A section of the Spirochaetaceae bacterium genome encodes:
- a CDS encoding putative quinol monooxygenase encodes MLHVIVTMTIKPGRLDDYLALARQLAPLVHAERGCIRYEYTLDTSSPLSIQGAVDDHRVTLIEQWESAAALADHLKAPHMKQYGPAMGALRTGDVTARVTRPIDGA; translated from the coding sequence ATGCTGCACGTAATCGTTACCATGACCATCAAGCCGGGCCGGCTGGACGACTATCTTGCCTTGGCCCGTCAGCTCGCTCCGCTGGTGCACGCTGAACGGGGCTGCATCCGCTACGAGTACACCCTCGACACGTCCTCACCGCTTTCGATCCAGGGGGCCGTCGACGACCACCGCGTAACCTTGATCGAACAGTGGGAGTCGGCGGCGGCGTTGGCCGACCACCTGAAAGCGCCGCACATGAAGCAGTACGGACCGGCAATGGGGGCCCTGCGCACCGGCGACGTGACCGCCCGGGTGACGCGCCCCATCGACGGCGCCTGA
- a CDS encoding FtsX-like permease family protein, whose protein sequence is MSGAAFRRGESRLLLLLAWRNLARHRRRTVITMLALAFSIAVLIFMDSMLRGIDQESQRNLVWYETGSGRVVTREQHDDLDRVALKYELIDYARLGTRLTEMGIANTPRIAFAGEMFFGEGSLPIRLIAIDPATDGAVFRLRDALLAGGGYLEPGSPGLVLGAWMADDLGMTRGDIVEVRTRTRHGAMQVLELELVGTLLSPNPTINRGVGFLPLDVAQFDLEMTGVTEVALGAMPSRLGRAVAVPAGAFLAGEIERVNAMLAEQLPGAIAVGWPRLARDYLAMMESERSGNVLLLLLVFLIAAVGISNTMLIAAYERMREFGMMRALGMEDGSVRATMVLEAGFIGCLGSLCGLLLGAVAVFFLVEQGIDMSRFYGDISIGYRVTAVFRGAWNPGTMAVAVVFGVLASMLIALLPARRALRLDIVQCLRHE, encoded by the coding sequence ATGAGCGGGGCGGCGTTCCGGCGCGGCGAGTCGCGGCTGTTGCTGCTGCTGGCGTGGCGCAATCTGGCCAGGCACCGGCGGCGCACCGTGATCACGATGCTGGCCCTGGCGTTCAGCATCGCCGTTCTCATTTTCATGGACTCCATGCTGCGCGGGATCGACCAGGAATCGCAACGCAACCTGGTGTGGTACGAAACCGGGTCCGGCCGGGTGGTGACGCGGGAGCAGCATGATGATCTGGACCGGGTGGCGCTGAAGTACGAGCTGATCGACTACGCCCGGCTGGGGACCAGGCTGACCGAGATGGGAATTGCCAACACTCCGCGTATCGCTTTTGCCGGCGAGATGTTCTTTGGCGAAGGATCGTTGCCGATTCGGCTCATCGCCATCGACCCGGCCACGGACGGGGCGGTATTCCGGTTGCGGGACGCGCTGCTTGCGGGCGGCGGCTACCTTGAGCCGGGCTCGCCGGGGCTGGTGCTGGGCGCGTGGATGGCCGACGACCTGGGTATGACGCGCGGCGATATCGTCGAGGTTCGGACCCGCACCCGGCACGGCGCGATGCAGGTGCTGGAGCTGGAACTGGTCGGCACGCTGCTCAGTCCCAATCCCACCATCAACCGCGGCGTCGGGTTCCTGCCGCTCGACGTGGCGCAGTTCGACCTGGAGATGACGGGCGTCACCGAAGTAGCGCTTGGAGCGATGCCGTCCAGACTGGGACGCGCGGTTGCCGTTCCCGCCGGCGCCTTCCTGGCCGGCGAGATCGAGCGTGTGAACGCGATGCTTGCCGAGCAGCTTCCGGGCGCGATTGCGGTGGGATGGCCGCGGCTTGCCCGTGACTACCTGGCGATGATGGAGTCGGAGAGATCCGGCAACGTACTGCTGTTGCTGCTGGTTTTCCTGATCGCCGCGGTGGGGATCTCCAACACCATGCTGATTGCGGCATACGAGCGTATGCGGGAGTTCGGGATGATGCGCGCGCTCGGTATGGAGGACGGCTCGGTGCGCGCCACGATGGTGCTCGAGGCGGGTTTCATCGGCTGCCTCGGATCGCTCTGCGGCTTGCTGCTCGGCGCCGTTGCGGTGTTCTTCCTGGTCGAGCAAGGCATCGACATGAGCCGGTTCTACGGCGACATCAGCATTGGCTATCGTGTCACGGCGGTATTTCGCGGCGCATGGAACCCGGGCACGATGGCGGTCGCCGTGGTGTTCGGCGTGCTCGCGAGCATGCTCATCGCACTGCTGCCGGCCCGCAGGGCGCTGCGCCTCGACATCGTGCAATGCCTGCGTCATGAATGA
- a CDS encoding outer membrane lipoprotein-sorting protein — protein LVHWRLVHWRMPRTRRRRLLVACGGVLALLAASPLLALTGDEVIRRMERHERHSSMHSTGSMEITDRFGTRTKTFISTALGDDRSLLEFTNPEEAGQKVLRLEDEIYLYFPDSEDVIHLQGAALRDSVLGSDFSYEDMTGSSSRLDDYEVVLEGTEQIDGHDTYRLRLTAKRRDVVYPVQVAWIDSERFVTRRVDLFSLRGRALKRLAVTEFREVGDKVIGVRLEMSDFMKKDSMTVFTMDEIAIDEPVDESLFSLEELTF, from the coding sequence GGTTGGTTCATTGGCGGTTGGTTCATTGGCGGATGCCACGGACGCGCCGGCGCCGGCTGCTGGTGGCGTGCGGCGGCGTGCTCGCGCTGCTCGCCGCGAGTCCGCTCCTCGCCTTGACCGGCGACGAGGTCATCCGTCGCATGGAACGGCACGAGCGCCACAGCTCGATGCACTCCACCGGCTCGATGGAGATTACCGATCGCTTCGGTACGCGCACCAAGACCTTCATTTCGACGGCGCTGGGCGACGACCGCTCGCTGCTGGAATTCACCAATCCGGAGGAGGCCGGCCAGAAGGTGCTGCGCCTGGAGGACGAGATCTACCTGTACTTTCCCGACTCGGAGGACGTGATCCACCTCCAGGGCGCGGCGTTGCGCGACAGCGTGCTTGGATCCGATTTCTCCTACGAGGACATGACCGGCAGCAGCAGCCGGCTGGACGACTACGAGGTGGTTCTGGAGGGCACCGAGCAGATCGACGGCCACGATACGTACCGGCTGCGCCTGACCGCAAAGCGGCGCGACGTCGTGTACCCGGTGCAGGTGGCATGGATCGACAGCGAGCGGTTCGTGACCCGGCGCGTAGACCTGTTCTCGCTCCGCGGCCGGGCGCTGAAACGGTTGGCGGTTACCGAGTTTCGCGAGGTTGGCGACAAGGTAATCGGAGTCCGCCTGGAGATGTCCGACTTCATGAAAAAGGACTCGATGACGGTGTTCACGATGGATGAAATCGCGATCGATGAGCCGGTCGACGAGAGTCTGTTCTCGCTCGAGGAGCTGACCTTTTGA
- a CDS encoding FtsX-like permease family protein, translated as MNLWRIALRNVARNKRRSLLSGTAIAVATLAVVLLFSMIAGMLGDTVSIALTYDTGHVQVRHPEFGRYEHLSPVHLAVANAAEVQARLEQLPAVAAVLPRVRFGGAVYREDQNHAVYGIGVDFDREIATAARRLPHLAPAAGTAAPGLEDFARVWRLDLFGGALPDPAARELVMSKTLADELGVAVGDKLTILTRTAVMSTQAWTFRVSGLVGFPVGGLSRVVLLPIGVAQTFLQLDASGAVTDLLLYTEHDDQVPALAEAVRDAVGDRLEVRSWTEENAMYRLFQLATRIYDIIALVFFLLATTVIVNTTMMVVYERMREIGTIAALGMTGAQITRLFFLEALFIGVAAALVGVGLGIALVVPLSQVGIDYTEAMEGVELNMSNIIYPQLNLRSTVLVLCYSIAVTAAASFWPTRRAARLHPVTALRAT; from the coding sequence ATGAATCTGTGGAGAATCGCGTTGCGCAACGTCGCGCGCAACAAGCGCCGCTCGCTGCTTTCCGGCACCGCCATCGCGGTGGCGACCCTGGCCGTGGTGCTGCTGTTCTCGATGATCGCCGGCATGCTCGGCGACACCGTGTCGATTGCGTTGACGTATGACACCGGTCACGTTCAGGTACGCCATCCGGAGTTCGGACGCTACGAGCATCTCAGCCCCGTGCACCTGGCGGTGGCCAACGCGGCGGAAGTGCAGGCGCGGCTCGAACAGCTGCCGGCAGTGGCCGCCGTGCTGCCGCGGGTGCGGTTCGGCGGGGCCGTCTACCGGGAAGACCAGAACCACGCCGTGTACGGCATCGGCGTCGACTTCGACCGGGAGATCGCGACCGCGGCCCGACGCCTGCCTCATCTCGCGCCGGCCGCCGGCACCGCCGCCCCCGGCCTGGAGGATTTCGCGCGCGTGTGGCGGCTGGATCTGTTCGGCGGTGCGCTGCCCGACCCGGCGGCGCGCGAACTGGTGATGTCGAAGACCCTCGCCGACGAACTGGGCGTTGCAGTCGGCGACAAGCTGACGATTCTGACCCGCACCGCGGTTATGAGCACGCAGGCGTGGACCTTCCGCGTCAGCGGACTGGTGGGATTCCCGGTCGGTGGATTGAGCCGGGTGGTGCTGTTGCCGATCGGCGTGGCGCAAACCTTTCTGCAGCTCGACGCCAGCGGTGCGGTCACCGACCTGCTGCTGTACACCGAGCACGACGACCAGGTGCCGGCCTTGGCAGAAGCCGTGCGGGATGCGGTGGGCGACCGGCTCGAGGTGCGGTCGTGGACCGAGGAAAACGCCATGTACCGGTTGTTCCAGCTTGCGACGCGCATCTACGACATCATCGCGCTGGTGTTTTTCCTGCTGGCCACCACGGTGATCGTCAATACGACGATGATGGTGGTGTACGAGCGGATGCGCGAAATCGGCACCATTGCCGCGCTCGGGATGACCGGTGCGCAGATTACGCGCCTGTTCTTCCTGGAGGCACTGTTCATCGGCGTGGCGGCCGCGCTGGTAGGAGTGGGGCTGGGTATAGCGCTGGTAGTGCCGCTGTCGCAGGTCGGGATCGACTACACCGAGGCGATGGAGGGCGTGGAGTTGAACATGTCCAATATCATCTACCCGCAACTCAATCTGCGTTCCACCGTGCTGGTGCTGTGCTACTCGATTGCGGTGACCGCAGCAGCCTCGTTCTGGCCTACCCGCCGGGCCGCCAGGCTGCACCCGGTGACCGCCCTGCGCGCCACCTGA